A genomic region of Nerophis lumbriciformis linkage group LG28, RoL_Nlum_v2.1, whole genome shotgun sequence contains the following coding sequences:
- the LOC140680184 gene encoding uncharacterized protein, translating to MRTHTGEKPFACSACAKRFNTKIEMMLHMRTHTGEKPFSCSVCKKSFSRKEHMTTHMRTHTGEKPYTCSVCKKSFSRKGDMTIHMRTHTGEKPFACSACAKRFNTKKKIILHMRTHSGEKPFTCSVCKKSFSRKEHMTTHMRTHTGEKPFTCSVCKKSFSRKGDMTIHMRTHTGEKPFACSACAKRFNTKKKIILHMRTHTEKKLFACSVLE from the coding sequence atgagaacacacactggagagaaaccttttgcttgctcagcttgcgctaaaagattcaacactaagattgaaatgatgttacacatgagaacacacacaggtgagaaacctttttcttgctctgtttgtaagaagagtttctccagaaaagaacacatgaccacacacatgagaacacacactggagagaaaccttatacttgctctgtttgtaagaagagtttctccagaaagggtgacatgaccatacacatgagaacacacactggagagaaaccttttgcttgctcagcttgtgctaaaagattcaacactaagaagaaaattatattacacatgagaacacactcaggtgagaaaccttttacttgctctgtttgtaagaagagtttctccagaaaggaacacatgactacacacatgagaacacacactggagagaaaccttttacttgctctgtttgtaagaagagtttctccagaaagggtgacatgaccatacacatgagaacacacactggagagaaaccttttgcttgctcagcttgtgctaaaagattcaacactaagaagaaaattatattacacatgagaacacacactgaaaAGAAACTTTTTGCTTgctcagtgttagaataa
- the LOC140680132 gene encoding uncharacterized protein, giving the protein MCERTIAEYEEELCPTKEEKERQHEKHQVVLHTTDIHQLIGNQEECLPHLQGDGFTLEDPQPSHCKGDKEGECPVGQEEDDVSNFPLTVVSVKTEEHEDKAPESSQLHHSPNVQQPLHIKEEEDDPQPTYIKEEEEDPQHTHMKEEEEDPHMKEEEEGECVVGQEEDDVSKFPLTVVSVKTEEHEDKAPESSQLHHSPSKHISFYSQGIQSITTGLFTLS; this is encoded by the exons atgtgcgaaagaaccatagcagagtacgaggaggaactttgtccaacaaaagaggagaaggagcgacaacatgaaaaacatcaagttgtgttacacacaacag acatccatcagctgattggaaaccaagaagaatgtctccctcatctgcagggggacgGTTTCACtttagaggatccacagccctcacattGTAAAGGGGACaaggagggagagtgtcctgtagggcaggaggaggatgatgtcagcaattttccactgactgttgtctctgtgaagactgaagagcatgaagacaaagcacctgagtcctcacagcttcatcacagtccaa acgttcaacagccccttcacattaaagaggaagaggatgatccacagcccacctacattaaagaggaagaggaggatccacagcacacccacatgaaagaggaagaggaagatccacacatgaaagaggaagaggagggagagtgtgttgtagggcaggaggaggatgatgtcagcaagtttccactgactgttgtctctgtgaagactgaagagcatgaagacaaagcacctgagtcctcacagcttcatcacagtccaagtaagcacatatcattttattctcagggcattcaatccatcacaactggactgttcactttgtcttag